The proteins below come from a single Zea mays cultivar B73 chromosome 8, Zm-B73-REFERENCE-NAM-5.0, whole genome shotgun sequence genomic window:
- the LOC103637092 gene encoding zinc finger CCCH domain-containing protein 39: MEVVLAPAQHDGLHAAFWPNPFDIGVGGDGRFSSSLSSLGGDRFCGYSTTASRFVNSPGLSSPSPRADSLSRGSSDSGSVVEDGDDAAATASSVAERRLRLVRLALQYQEVVNRFELCLSYLADAINEAAALRQENDELRVANEYLARRINVVGGRLADEFSGLRLAEEHTTPPPPSPLPATPVMPKSISVRSPGYLKMIQNGKHRASKPTKGSRVLVGMEGGVKGEEEEKLNGGLQFEVYNQGMLKTELCNKWEETGTVLSLRMLGEHCRLTEAAVGSGGLRASPTRTRASDGCERRRLERQFLAFL; the protein is encoded by the exons ATGGAAGTTGTGCTCGCTCCGGCCCAGCACGACGGCCTGCACGCGGCGTTTTGGCCCAATCCCTTCGACATCGGCGTTGGCGGAGATGGGCGGTTCTCCTCGAGCCTCTCCTCGCTCGGCGGCGATCGCTTCTGCGGCTACTCCACCACCGCCTCCCGCTTCGTCAATAGCCCCGGGCTATCCTCGCCGTCGCCGCGTGCCGACTCGCTGTCCCGCGGCTCCTCCGACTCTGGCTCCGTCGTCGAAGACGGGGACGATGCGGCGGCCACCGCCTCCAGCGTCGCGGAGCGTCGACTCCGCCTCGTGCGCCTCGCGCTCCAGTACCAGGAGGTGGTCAACCGCTTCGAGCTCTGCCTCTCGTACCTCGCCGACGCCATCAACGAGGCGGCCGCGCTCCGCCAGGAGAACGATGAGCTCCGCGTCGCCAACGAGTACCTCGCCCGCCGCATCAACGTGGTCGGCGGCAGGCTCGCCGATGAGTtcagcggtctccgcctcgccgagGAGCACACCACGCCACCTCCTCCGTCACCGCTGCCCGCTACACCAGTGATGCCGAAGAGCATCTCCGTTCGCTCGCCCGGCTATCTCAAGATGATCCAGAACGGCAAGCATCGGGCGTCCAAGCCAACGAAGGGCTCG CGCGTGTTAGTGGGCATGGAAGGCGGAGTgaagggggaggaggaggagaagcTCAACGGCGGGCTGCAGTTCGAGGTGTACAACCAGGGCATGCTGAAGACAGAGCTCTGCAACAAGTGGGAGGAGACCGGCACCGTGCTGAGCCTTCGGATGCTTGGTGAGCACTGCCGGCTCACGGAGGCAGCAGTTGGGTCGGGTGGGCTGCGCGCGTCGCCGACGAGGACGAGGGCGAGCGACGGGTGCGAGCGGCGGCGACTTGAGCGTCAGTTTCTG GCTTTTCTCTAG